From the Acidobacteriota bacterium genome, one window contains:
- a CDS encoding DUF790 family protein, producing MLTSDLVRVSVRKGRIYPRYIDPGNEEYRRLAKELVETFQRHLQRPKGELDRDLKELLGTGTAFLLHRGLAKLLFDRCEFDTRAPRDPEELRQAVFSAAAEAFRSGDGGDLLFRQDVLEQVGADLALTPEELERGLYADLKDQQVLQRFEECSGEWLLHRYNTALAQAVLLRARELTLEIRGQTQARYRALFRKLKFFQLLHRIRATGGGYRITLDGPASLFQSSTRYGLQMASFLPTLTHFDGWQLEAQLLWGKKRLDRSFELSSEQGLQPISRLTGQWRPEEVSWLPEQFEKLKTEWQVSTEAEIVDLGGQGILVPDFVFHHPPTGRKVWMEVCGFWNRGSVKSRLELLRRHGPENVILGLSKSLASDPEALEDLPAEVYVFRSAPIAREVRRMLEAWDE from the coding sequence GTGCTTACCAGTGACCTGGTGCGGGTGTCGGTGCGCAAGGGCCGGATCTACCCGCGCTACATCGACCCCGGGAACGAGGAATACCGCCGTCTGGCGAAGGAGCTGGTGGAGACCTTCCAGCGTCACCTGCAGCGGCCCAAGGGAGAGCTGGACCGGGATCTCAAGGAGCTGCTGGGCACTGGCACCGCCTTCCTGCTGCACCGCGGGCTGGCCAAGCTGCTCTTCGACCGCTGCGAGTTCGACACCCGGGCACCGCGGGATCCGGAGGAGCTGCGCCAGGCGGTGTTCTCCGCCGCCGCGGAGGCGTTCCGGAGTGGCGACGGCGGCGACTTGCTCTTCCGCCAGGACGTGCTGGAGCAGGTAGGGGCGGATCTGGCGCTCACTCCGGAGGAGCTGGAGCGAGGGCTCTACGCCGACCTCAAGGACCAGCAGGTGCTCCAGCGCTTCGAGGAGTGCAGCGGCGAATGGTTGCTGCACCGCTACAACACGGCCCTGGCCCAGGCGGTGCTGCTGCGGGCGCGGGAGCTGACGCTGGAGATCCGCGGCCAGACCCAGGCGCGCTATCGGGCCCTCTTCCGCAAGCTCAAATTCTTCCAGCTGCTGCACCGCATCCGCGCCACCGGCGGCGGCTACCGCATCACCCTCGACGGCCCGGCCTCTCTCTTCCAGTCGAGCACCCGCTACGGCCTCCAGATGGCCAGCTTCCTGCCGACCCTGACTCACTTCGATGGCTGGCAGTTGGAGGCGCAGCTGCTGTGGGGCAAAAAGCGGCTGGATCGCAGCTTCGAGCTGTCGTCGGAGCAGGGCCTCCAGCCCATCAGCCGCCTCACCGGTCAGTGGCGGCCGGAAGAGGTGAGCTGGCTGCCGGAGCAGTTCGAGAAGCTGAAGACGGAGTGGCAGGTTTCTACCGAGGCGGAGATCGTCGATCTCGGCGGCCAGGGGATCCTGGTGCCGGATTTCGTCTTCCACCACCCGCCGACGGGGCGCAAGGTGTGGATGGAGGTCTGCGGATTCTGGAATCGGGGATCGGTGAAGAGCCGTCTGGAGCTGCTGCGCCGTCACGGGCCGGAGAATGTGATCCTGGGGCTGTCGAAGTCCCTGGCTTCGGATCCCGAGGCGTTGGAGGACCTGCCGGCGGAGGTCTACGTGTTCCGCTCTGCTCCCATCGCTCGGGAGGTGCGGCGGATGCTGGAAGCCTGGGACGAGTAG
- a CDS encoding DEAD/DEAH box helicase family protein, which yields MIRLSFDRGTLLAQTGGEQESSALEPRGFRWDKRVEAWRAPAWRYRELILALRKSDLELEDSARAYEKFDALPSRLLREPFPHQQEAVDAWWQAKGQGTVVLPTGSGKTYVAQLVMEKARCSTLVVTPTLDLMQQWYGVLDTSYDRTIGLLGGGYHELEDLTVTTYDSAYLHMDRLGDRYGLLVFDECHHLPGPSYALAAEASLAPFRLGLTATPEREDGLHWRYDDLIGPVVYRKEIDQLAGEYLAQYETVRLQVRLSEEEREEYAAERGIYREFVEGHGLRLGAPGGWNRFLMLSSQSQEGRRAFLAYRRQKSIAEASDGKLQLLERLLRRHRHDRVLVFTADNDTVYRISQRLLIPAITHQTKVKERHHILQAFNSGEYPFLVTSKVLNEGVDVPAASVGVVLSGSGSVREHVQRLGRILRRGEGKEAVLYEVVAEDTAEEFVSSRRRRHRAYQ from the coding sequence TTGATTCGCCTCTCCTTCGATCGTGGCACCCTGCTGGCGCAAACTGGCGGGGAGCAAGAATCCTCGGCTCTGGAGCCTCGGGGATTTCGCTGGGACAAACGAGTCGAGGCCTGGCGGGCGCCAGCGTGGCGCTATCGGGAGCTGATCCTGGCGCTGCGCAAGAGCGACCTGGAGCTCGAAGACAGCGCCCGGGCCTACGAGAAATTCGACGCCTTGCCTTCGCGCCTCCTGCGCGAGCCTTTTCCCCATCAACAAGAAGCGGTGGACGCCTGGTGGCAGGCCAAAGGCCAGGGCACGGTGGTGCTGCCCACGGGCTCCGGCAAGACCTATGTTGCCCAGCTGGTGATGGAGAAGGCGCGGTGCAGCACCCTGGTGGTGACGCCGACCCTCGACCTCATGCAGCAGTGGTACGGCGTCCTCGACACGAGCTACGACCGCACCATCGGTCTGCTGGGGGGCGGCTACCACGAGCTTGAGGACCTGACCGTCACCACCTATGACTCTGCCTACTTGCACATGGATCGCTTGGGGGACCGGTACGGGCTCCTGGTCTTCGACGAATGCCATCACCTGCCGGGACCGTCCTACGCTCTCGCCGCCGAGGCCTCCCTGGCGCCTTTTCGCCTGGGTCTCACCGCCACGCCGGAGCGAGAGGACGGGCTGCACTGGCGCTACGACGACCTCATCGGACCCGTCGTCTACCGCAAAGAGATCGACCAGCTGGCCGGGGAGTATTTGGCCCAATACGAGACGGTGCGGCTGCAGGTGCGCCTGTCGGAGGAGGAGCGGGAGGAATACGCCGCCGAGCGGGGCATTTACCGCGAGTTCGTCGAGGGCCACGGCCTGCGGCTGGGAGCGCCGGGGGGGTGGAATCGCTTCCTCATGCTTTCCTCCCAGAGCCAGGAGGGCCGCCGGGCCTTCCTCGCCTACCGCCGGCAGAAGAGCATCGCCGAGGCGTCGGACGGCAAGCTCCAGCTCCTCGAACGGCTGCTGCGCCGCCACCGGCACGATCGGGTACTGGTCTTCACCGCCGACAATGACACGGTCTATCGCATTTCTCAGCGGCTTTTGATCCCTGCCATCACCCACCAGACCAAGGTCAAGGAGCGGCACCACATCCTCCAGGCCTTCAACTCCGGCGAGTATCCCTTCTTGGTCACCTCCAAGGTGCTCAACGAGGGGGTGGACGTACCGGCGGCGAGCGTCGGAGTGGTGCTCTCCGGGAGCGGCAGCGTGCGCGAGCATGTCCAACGGCTGGGCCGCATCCTGCGCCGCGGCGAGGGCAAGGAGGCAGTGCTCTACGAGGTGGTGGCGGAAGATACGGCGGAGGAATTCGTCAGCAGCCGGCGGCGGAGGCACCGTGCTTACCAGTGA